The genomic DNA TCATCTTGCATATTTTTATTTTCTGTTTTGTTTTCCTCTCGCCTATCATTAAAAAGTAAGCAACAAGTGTGCCAAGCATTATTAAAGTTTAAAACTCTGTTATCATCTTTTTTGATGGCATCGTAAAAAGTCGTCATTCCTGCGAAAGCAGGAATCCAAAGAGCATGTAACTACTTGAAAAAACTGGATTCCCGTTTTCACGGGAATGACAAAAAAAGGCATTTCTAGACTTTTTACGAGTTCATTAAATTTGAAATTGAAAAAATTTGCCTATTTTTGTTTTATACTAATAATTGATCACTATTCATTGATAACTGTCGTAAATGGTGGGCGTAGCTCAATGGTCAGAGCACTGGACTGTGGCTCCAGGTGTTGGGGGTTCAAGTCCCCTCGCTCACCCCATGCAAATATCATTGAAGAGTGCAAATTGTAAATTGCAGATTTAAAAATAAAAGGATGAAAAATTTGCAATTTGAACTTTACAACTTGCATTTTACAATGGAGCGAAGCGAGTTGCGCCTGTAGCTCAGTGGATTAGAGCATCGGCCTCCGGAGCCGAGGGTCGGAGGTTCGAATCCTCTCAGGCGCGCTTGCAAATTCGCTTTGCGAATTTGCAAGTTGTTAGGGTTAGCTGTTGGGGATTAGTAAAAATTATTTTTGTAGTTCACTAACTACTAACCCCTAATCCCTAACAAGCTGTAGTAATCGGGCCGTTAGCTCAGTTGGTAGAGCAGCTGACTCTTAATCAGCGGGTCGCAGGTTCGAATCCTGCACGGCTCACCATGATTTTTTAACAGTTAAAGAAATCGGCATACAATTGTCCTTCACCCTCTCAATCCTAAGTACCCTGATATAGAGCTTAAGAAGGGGAATAAATACAGAGTTGTAGGGAAGGTTGTTAAGAAGGAAAAGAGGTATTAGATGCAGGCTCAGGGCTCACGCTCGACTGCCGGTTTCATCTTCACTCAGCTTTCGCAATTTATATTACTTTAAAGTATAATACTCGTAAGTAACCTTCCACCTTCCGACCTTGTTGAACTTCATGGAGGCGAACAAGGCTGTCCCCTCAGAACTAAAAACAAAGGCAGAAAAGGTGCAGTGGGGCCAAAGGATGCCAAGATCGATGTTGTCGGTCTTAACAACCTTCCCTACGACCTATGAAATCACCTTGACTTTTGTTTCACTATAATATATAGTTTCACCATATGGTGAAACAGGCTTCTACAGTGAAACAGTTTCCAGAGAAAGATCTGCTTAAAAAAGCACAGAAAAGTATGACGTCTGTCCTTTCCGATATTCCCTTCCTTAAACTAAAGGAATCTAAAGCCAATGTCAGAATTGATAATAAAGAAGTTGATTTTGTATTGAGCACTCTTATTTCCGGCAAGCCAGCGAAATTCATTATAGAAGTAAAATCACAAGGCGAGCCTCGTCTTGTAAGAATGGCAATTGCTCAGCTTAAAGAATATCTTAAGAGCTTTAAAAACTCCTATGGCATACTGGTTGCTCCTTATCTCAGTGATGCAAGCAGACAGATATGCAAAGAGGCAGGCATAGGCTGCGTTGATCTGGCAGGGAATGCAGTTCTATCCTTCAAGAATGTATTTATAGACAGGAGCGGCAGACCTAATCCTTTCGTTGCTGCTCGTATCTCAAGATCCGTCTTCTCCCCGAAATCAAGCAGAATACTGAGGGTGCTTCTCTCAGATCCTTCAAAGAGGTGGTACGTTGAAGACCTGTCAAGGGAAGCTGGCATCAGCATAGGGCTAACCTCAAGGGTTAAACAGGCGCTTCTTTCAGAGGAATGGATTAAGGAAGAAAATAAGAGCTTCTATCTTGCTAAACCACAAGAAGTGCTTACTCAGTGGGTCAATAATTATTCCTACGAAAAGAATCCGGGCTTTTCATTCTATTCAGGTTTTTCAGAAGACCAGCTTGAGGCGGCAATCAAAAAGGAGTGTGCAAAAAGGAAGTATCGTTATGGTCTTGCATTATTTTCAGGTGCAAGAAAAGTAGCGCCGTTTGTAAGATTTATGCGGTTCTTCTCTTATATTGATGGCAACATTGAGAATATTGCAAAAGCCCTGAAACTGAAAAAAGTAGAGACCGGGGCAAATGTCACTCTTTTGCAACCATATGATGAAGGCGTATTCTATGGTCTTCGGGATATTAACGGCATTAGTGTTGTATCTGACATCCAGTTTTATCTTGACCTTAAAAGTTATAAAGGAAGGGGCGAAGAGGCAGCACAGGCCATATTTGAACAAAGGATAAAAACCAGATGGTAAGCAAAAGCCAATACGGAGACAAAGAGATTAAGGCCTGTAAAGCTGTCCTTCTTGAACTTGTTCATCTCCTCGGTGAGATAAAAGATGAAATGGTAATAATCGGAGGATGGGCTCCAACATTTCTATTTCCACAGTCTGATGATCCCCATGTCGGCAGTCTTGATATTGATGTTGCCCTGGACTTTTCAAAAATTCCTGATGATACTTACCAGACAATCCTAAAGGCATTCCTTAAACGTGGGTATACGCAGGATAAGGAACAGCCTTTCAGATTTTTCAGAAAAGTGAAGATTGAAGGGACAGAGCCGATAAATGTCGAGGTTGACATCATGGCCGGAGAATACGGAGGCACAGGCAAAGGTCATAGGACACAGAAAGTTCAGGACATCCGTGCAAGAAAAGCCAGAGGCTGTGACCTTGCCTTTGATTCTTCAATTACTGTTACACTCGAAGGGGAACTTCCTGACGGAGGAAAAGATAAAGTAAGCTTTAAGGTTGCAGGGATTGTCCCAATCCTTGTGATGAAGGGAATGGCGATGTTTGGCAGGATGAAAGAAAAAGATGCCTATGACATTTATTATTGCATCGAGCATTATCCCGGAGGTATAGAAGGGTTTGCCTCAGAATTCACGCCTCATATAAAAAACAAACTCATCATCGAGGGTCTTGAGAAAATAAGAAGTAAGTTTGCCTCCGTAGAGCATATAGGTCCGAAATGGGTGGCAGACTTTCTTGAGGTGGCAGATAAAGAGGACAGGGATATAATCATGCGTAGGGCGTATGAGAAGATTTCTGAGCTTCTCGATATCCTGAGGATTTCTTCATGGGAAGAAAAGGCTCAACGAAAAACTGCATTTTAACCCATGATGGACGTGTCCAAATTTTGTGGTTTTTTGGACATGTTCTGCTTATGTGGGCATGATGTGGACATGAGAAAAAGGAGATTATTTTGAAGCTGAGTTTTATAATAGTGGGAAGGTTGTGGAGAAGAAGAAGTATTAAAGGATATCTGATATTCGTATTTTATCGGTGATTTTTCAGGGAAAAAATGAAAAGCTTGACTGAGATAGTTAATCAAATTAAGCAAGTTGTTAAAATTGCTGCGAGCACTCCCCAAAACCCTGAAAAGAAACTACGTGAAATAGTCTCCCCAATCTGGGAAAACTTCCTGGAAGAAAAACGTCTCGGCCTCAATCTCCAAGATACGAGATGAACTTACATTAGCAAATGGGCGGGCGGACACTGTCTTTAATCGTCTTATTTTTGAATACAAGAAGCCTTATGCTATAAAGCCGGATAATAATAAGAACCGTCAGCTCATCACACAGGTTTCAGGTTATATCCTCGACTTTGCAAAAAAAGAACGATTCAGCAAGGAACGTCTATTAGGTGTTGCTTTCGATGGAGATCACTTTCTTTTTACAGAACAACGTTCTCGCAACGAGCACAACCTTTCAGAAGAGATGCGAGGCATTGAAGGTGGACATACTTATGTTGTAGATATTGCTAAACTACAAGATTTTGAACAGACCTTTGTCTTTGGTGATATAGTCCGTACCATTTATGAGTTATTTGCTGAATCTGATGAAACGCTTACCCTTCCAGAGAAAGTTATTATTTTTGTTGACGAGCTAAACAAGTATGCTCCAGCAGGAACAAAAGAATCTCCACTTATTGAACAAATTTTAGATATTTCAGAAAGAGGACGTTCTCTCGGAGTGATTTTATTCTCGGCACAACAGTTTATGAGTGCTGTTCATCAACGTGTGACAGGCAACTCAGCAACAAAAGTTTTAGGGAGAACAGCGTCAGCGGAAGTGATGCAGCCAGATTATCGATTTTTGGAACAGGATTTAAAATTGTCTCTTACACGAT from Nitrospirota bacterium includes the following:
- a CDS encoding ATP-binding protein, which encodes MRGIEGGHTYVVDIAKLQDFEQTFVFGDIVRTIYELFAESDETLTLPEKVIIFVDELNKYAPAGTKESPLIEQILDISERGRSLGVILFSAQQFMSAVHQRVTGNSATKVLGRTASAEVMQPDYRFLEQDLKLSLTRLSKGELLVQHAIFRQPVKVIFPKPAYRQG